Proteins from one Salaquimonas pukyongi genomic window:
- the tatB gene encoding Sec-independent protein translocase protein TatB: protein MFDIGWTEMLVVAVVAIIVVGPKDLPKMLRSFGKVMGNMRRMAGDFQKQFDDAVREADLDEVKNVASGKGFSPLEDIKKATDKYNRDLKQSIENAGSSDDKPAADAGDDPGAIAGESLPEPAAAPKPASAGKPVKSAPKPSPKPAASSTTTKRSPAKSAAKSGAGNPAKKAPARKPAPKKTAAKKPTPNRAAPTKATRAS, encoded by the coding sequence TTGTTCGATATTGGCTGGACAGAAATGCTGGTCGTCGCCGTGGTGGCGATCATCGTGGTCGGTCCCAAGGACCTGCCGAAGATGCTGCGTTCCTTCGGCAAGGTAATGGGCAATATGCGCCGCATGGCCGGCGACTTTCAAAAACAGTTCGACGATGCGGTGCGCGAGGCGGATCTCGACGAGGTCAAGAACGTTGCCTCGGGCAAGGGGTTTTCGCCGCTTGAGGATATCAAGAAGGCGACCGACAAATACAATCGCGACCTCAAGCAGAGCATTGAGAATGCCGGCAGTAGCGACGACAAACCGGCAGCAGATGCCGGGGATGATCCGGGCGCCATTGCCGGGGAAAGCCTGCCGGAACCTGCAGCCGCCCCAAAACCGGCCAGCGCCGGCAAGCCGGTAAAATCGGCGCCCAAGCCGTCACCCAAGCCGGCGGCCAGTTCAACGACCACAAAACGTTCTCCCGCGAAATCAGCGGCCAAATCGGGCGCAGGAAACCCTGCGAAGAAAGCACCGGCGCGAAAACCCGCCCCGAAGAAGACAGCCGCAAAAAAGCCAACCCCAAATAGGGCTGCGCCAACAAAGGCTACCAGGGCATCATGA
- a CDS encoding ABC transporter ATP-binding protein, with translation MANKDGKRQERGRPAPAHSAFVPGRTRAGITIASSLSFRSISHAYGDNETLKDLDLAVEAGEVLSLLGPSGSGKTTLLRLAAGLVKPAAGEILINQQVVSSPDGMVPPERRGVGLVFQDYALFPHLSVRKNVEFGLTQLAPAERESHVMHLLKTVGLEARADDHPHNLSGGEQQRVALARALGPKPGILLMDEPFSGLDGRLRESVRNETLAILRETRSTVVVVTHDPEEAMHISDRIALMDKGRIVQVGKCETLYRSPESLFAARFFSELNTFAGNVAGGVLQTLLGDYPLEGTGKNLRADGPVTVCVRPSDIAVLPRSVKKGRRKEDTASGMAEAVVIGRHFLGESELVTLYVPQGEITLQAKLPFGALGSGQDRVRIGFDAAKALLFSE, from the coding sequence TTGGCGAACAAGGATGGCAAACGGCAGGAGCGCGGCAGGCCGGCGCCGGCGCATTCCGCCTTCGTTCCGGGCAGAACCCGGGCCGGCATCACCATTGCTTCCAGTCTCAGCTTTCGCAGTATCAGCCATGCCTATGGCGACAATGAGACCCTGAAGGATCTGGACCTGGCGGTTGAGGCAGGCGAGGTGCTGTCGCTGCTTGGCCCTTCGGGTTCCGGCAAGACCACGTTGCTGCGGCTTGCTGCGGGTCTGGTCAAGCCGGCGGCCGGGGAAATCCTGATCAACCAGCAGGTGGTTTCCAGCCCCGATGGCATGGTGCCGCCGGAGCGGCGAGGCGTGGGGCTTGTGTTCCAGGACTATGCGCTTTTTCCCCATCTCAGCGTCCGCAAGAATGTCGAATTCGGTTTGACGCAGCTTGCGCCGGCGGAGCGGGAAAGCCATGTGATGCACCTGCTGAAAACCGTTGGTCTGGAAGCGCGGGCTGACGATCACCCGCACAATCTTTCCGGCGGCGAACAGCAACGGGTGGCGCTGGCGCGGGCGCTTGGGCCCAAACCGGGCATTTTGCTGATGGACGAACCGTTTTCGGGCCTTGACGGGCGGCTGCGGGAAAGCGTTCGCAACGAGACGCTGGCGATCCTGCGCGAAACGCGCTCCACGGTGGTGGTGGTAACCCATGATCCGGAAGAAGCGATGCACATCAGCGACCGCATTGCCCTGATGGACAAGGGCAGGATCGTTCAGGTGGGGAAATGCGAAACGCTCTACCGCTCGCCGGAAAGTCTTTTTGCAGCGCGGTTTTTCTCCGAACTCAATACCTTTGCGGGCAATGTGGCGGGCGGCGTGCTGCAAACGCTGCTCGGCGATTACCCCCTTGAAGGTACCGGCAAAAACCTGCGGGCGGACGGGCCGGTTACCGTTTGTGTGCGCCCGTCCGACATTGCGGTGCTTCCCCGGTCGGTCAAAAAGGGGCGGCGCAAGGAAGATACAGCATCAGGCATGGCGGAAGCGGTGGTGATAGGGCGGCATTTTCTGGGTGAAAGCGAACTTGTAACGCTCTATGTGCCCCAGGGCGAAATCACGCTTCAGGCAAAACTGCCGTTCGGTGCGCTTGGCAGCGGGCAGGACCGGGTGAGAATCGGCTTTGATGCCGCCAAGGCGCTGCTGTTTTCCGAATAG
- a CDS encoding twin-arginine translocase TatA/TatE family subunit, which produces MGQIGIWQIVIVAVVVVLLFGRGKISELMGDVAKGINSFKKGLKDEDTETAKTIDQKANEPVADIKEKTES; this is translated from the coding sequence ATGGGACAGATCGGCATTTGGCAGATCGTGATCGTTGCCGTGGTGGTTGTACTGCTGTTTGGCAGAGGCAAGATTTCCGAGTTGATGGGTGATGTCGCCAAGGGCATCAACTCCTTCAAGAAAGGCTTGAAGGACGAGGATACAGAGACGGCCAAGACCATCGACCAGAAGGCAAACGAGCCGGTCGCCGACATCAAGGAAAAGACGGAAAGCTGA
- the tatC gene encoding twin-arginine translocase subunit TatC — MSAEDDIEASSAPLIEHLIELRQRLMKSVIAIAIFFVICFIFADRIFNILIIPYQWGAGTTDVRFIYTALEEYFFTQLKIALFGSLFISFPVIATQLYGFIAPGLYKNERRAFLPFLVATPVLFLIGSCLVYFLIMPLATQFFLSQQQIGGDGQAAIENLQAVSTYLGLIMTLIFAFGLVFQLPVAITLLARVGLTNSAWLKDKRKYAVLLTFVAAAVLTPPDPISQIGLAVPTLLLYEISIYMARMVEKQREAAEAASDTDADGNVDSGDVATK; from the coding sequence ATGAGCGCGGAGGACGACATCGAAGCCTCCAGCGCGCCGCTGATCGAGCATCTGATCGAATTGCGTCAGCGGCTGATGAAGTCGGTGATTGCGATCGCCATCTTCTTCGTCATCTGTTTCATCTTTGCCGACAGGATTTTCAACATCCTGATCATTCCCTATCAGTGGGGTGCGGGCACCACCGATGTTCGCTTCATCTATACGGCGCTGGAGGAATATTTCTTCACCCAGTTGAAAATTGCGCTGTTCGGCTCGCTGTTCATTTCCTTTCCGGTGATTGCGACCCAGCTTTACGGCTTTATCGCACCCGGACTGTACAAGAACGAACGCCGCGCCTTTCTGCCGTTTCTGGTGGCAACGCCGGTATTGTTCCTGATCGGCTCGTGCCTGGTCTATTTCCTCATCATGCCGCTGGCGACGCAGTTCTTCCTGTCACAGCAGCAGATCGGCGGCGACGGCCAGGCGGCGATTGAAAACCTGCAGGCAGTTTCGACCTATCTCGGCCTCATCATGACGCTGATTTTCGCCTTCGGCCTGGTGTTTCAGCTGCCGGTTGCGATCACGCTGCTGGCAAGGGTGGGGCTGACCAACTCGGCCTGGCTGAAGGACAAGCGCAAATATGCCGTGCTTTTGACCTTCGTTGCCGCTGCCGTGCTGACACCGCCCGATCCGATCAGCCAGATTGGCCTGGCGGTGCCGACCCTGCTGCTCTACGAAATCTCGATCTACATGGCGCGGATGGTCGAAAAGCAGCGCGAGGCGGCAGAAGCTGCAAGCGATACAGACGCTGACGGGAATGTTGACTCTGGGGATGTTGCAACCAAGTAA